The Peribacillus simplex genome contains the following window.
TCGTGATCAATGGTGCCGGTTTTATGGATGAAGCAAGCCTCCAGGGTGAAAATTCACTTGTGCTGTTGGAACAAGGGGACATTATCCCATTTACGCTGCATCCTGAAGAAGTGGATCTGCCGGTTTACGGAAATGATGCCATCCGTGGCGGTGACGCCAAACAAAATGCCGATATTATGCTCCGCCTTCTTAAAGGGGAAAAAGGGGCCTATCGTGATACCGTTTTATTGAATGCTGGATTGGGATTATACGCACATGGTACGGCAGCAACGATCAAAAAAGGAATCTCCATGGCCAAAGAAAGCATTGATAGCGGATCGGCTCTTGAAAAGTTAGAAAATATAATTGCTTATGGCAAAAGAAATAAGGTGGTCATGTAAATGGAAAATATTTTAACGAAAATCATCGAACAGAAAAAGGTCGAAGTAGCAAAATTAAAAAAAGAAATGGATTTAGATGATTCGGTAATGATCAACATAGTCAGACCATCTCTGGTAGAAAATTTGAAAATGGCAAAATCAATGGCGGTTATCGCTGAAATAAAACGGGCGTCCCCTTCAAAAGGGGACATTAAAATCAATGTAAATCCAATCGAGCAGGCTCTTTCATATGAAAGGGGAGGAGCGGCAGCGATATCCGTATTGACGGATGAGGTTTTCTTTAAAGGATCCATTGCCGATTTGAGAAACGTAAGCGAAGCCATACGGATTCCCAGGTTGTGCAAAGATTTCATCATCGATGAAATCCAAATCGATCGTGCCTATCAAAGTGGTGCAACCATCATTCTATTAATTGTCGCAGCACTTTCTAAAGGACGCCTTCATGAATTATATCAATATGCAAAAAATAAAGGGCTTGAAGTATTAACAGAAGTCCATGATGAAGCCGAACTGGAACGAGCGCTCGAACTAAACGCAGAGCTCATAGGGATCAACAATCGGAATCTAAAGACCTTCAAAGTGGATTTGGCTGTAACGGAACGACTGGCGAATTTACTTGATCCAAAAAGCCACATCATTATCAGTGAAAGTGGAATCAAGACAAAAGAAGACGTAATGCGTGTGAAGGAAGCTGGGGCAAAAGGGATTTTAGTCGGGGAGACGCTTATGACTTCATCAAATCTTCCACATACGATGGCAGAACTGCAAATGAGTATATAAGGAGATTAATATGTTAGTGAAAATCTGTGGGATTAAGACATTGGCAGCTGCTCAGACTGCTGTTAAATCCGGGGCAGACTATATTGGATTCATTTTTGCCGAGAGTAGCAGGAAAGTCGAGCCGGATTTAGTAGGTGAATTCGGAGCTAATCTACCTGGACATGTGAAAAAAGTCGGAGTGTTTGCCAATCAAACAGAACAAGAAGTGATAAAAAGTGCTGAAATTGCAGGGTTGGATTATATTCAGCTTCATGGCAATGAGTCTGCCAGCTTCGCCCGCAGAATGCCCCTACCGGTGATAAAGGCCTTTGCAATCGAATCAGAGCAAGACCTTGAAAACCTTCATGAGTACCCAGCAGATTTTATTTTAGTGGATCTACCTAAAGGTTCATCTGGTAAGGGGCTGACTTTGGACTGGGAAATGATCCGAAAAGCGGATCTGCCACGGGGAAAGGTGATTCTAGCGGGTGGGCTGACTCCTGGAAATGTCGGAAAAGCGATCAGTGCCGTTTCACCATTCGCAGTTGACGTAGCTAGTGGTGTTGAAACAAACGGATTAAAAGATGCTGTAAAAATAAAAGCATTTATAAATGAGGCGAAATATACAGCCGGAAAAGAGGAATGAATAGATGAGTACTTATACACAGCCTGATAAAACTGGACATTTTGGAGCGTATGGAGGCCGTTTCGTTCCGGAAACTTTAATGTCGGCGATTATGGAGCTTGAAGATGCATATGAACAATCTAAAAAGGATCCGGAATTCCAAAAACAGCTAAGCTATTACCTGAAACAATATATCGGTCGTGAAACCCCACTTTATTTTGCGGAGAACTTAACGAAACTAGCGGGTGGTGCAGATATTTATCTGAAGCGTGAGGACTTGAATCATACCGGAGCCCACAAAATTAATAATACGATCGGTCAGGCTTTGCTAACTCAGAAAATGGGCAAGAAAAAGGTGATTGCCGAAACGGGTGCAGGTCAGCATGGCGTTGCAACTGCGACTGTGTGCGCTTTGCTGAAGTTGGAATGCATCATTTTTATGGGAGAAGAAGATATCAGGAGACAGAAATTGAATGTGTTCAGGATGGAGCTTTTGGGAGCCAAGGTCATATCTGTATCACAAGGAAGCGGGACACTGAAGGATGCAGTGAATGAGGCGTTACGTTATTGGGTTGCCAACGTGGATGACACCCATTATATAATGGGATCAGTACTTGGACCGCATCCATTCCCCGTTATTGTACGAGATTTTCAAAGTGTGATAGGGAATGAAACAAAGCGTCAGTATTCGGAGACTGTTCATTCCCTTCCGGATGCAGTAGTCGCTTGCATAGGTGGAGGCAGTAATGCCATGGGGATGTTCTATCCCTTCATTGAGGATGAAACGGTAAAATTATATGGAGTGGAAGCGGCAGGTCATGGACTGGAAACACCATTACATGCTTCAAGTTTGACGAAGGGGAAACCTGGGGTGCTCCACGGGGCATTCATGTATGTATTGCAGAACGAGGACGGTCAGATCCAGGAGGCACATTCAATTTCAGCAGGGTTGGATTATCCGGGGGTAGGGCCTGAACATAGTTATTTAAAGGATACCAATCGGGTGGTGTATACTTCCGTAACCGATGATGAAGCATTGGAAGCTCTAGTGATGCTTTCAAGGGAAGAAGGGATCATCCCTGCTTTGGAAAGTTCACATGCCATTTCCTATGGTTTAAAACTTGCTAAACAAATGGAGAAAGGAACAGGACTGGTGATTTGCCTGTCTGGCCGTGGTGATAAGGATGTAGAAACAGTCCAATCATTAATAGGGGGTAGTGAACATGAATAAATTGACAAAAGCGCTTGAAGAATGTCAAATAAAGCAGGAAAAAGCATTCATTCCTTATATTATGGCAGGTGATGGCGGTCTTGAACGCTTAAGGAGCCAGCTTCTTTTCCTTGAAAGTAACGGGGCGACAGCTGTTGAACTAGGAATACCATTCTCTGACCCTGTCGCAGATGGACCGGTTATCCAACAGGCTGGCATCCGTTCTTTGAATAATGGAACAACGTTAAAAGATGTCCTGAAAAAAGTTATGGAAATCAAAGATGATGTGAACATTCCAATTATTTTAATGGGTTATTCGAATTCAATCCTGGCATATGGACTTAAAGAGTTTACGGATGATTGTCTTCAAGCAGGAATTTCCGGGTGCATCATCCCCGATTTACCGATTGAAGAAGAAGCTATCTTTTCATCAATCAAAACTGCAGGGATCGTTCTTATTCGACTTGTGACACTCACGTCTTCGAAAGAACGTATCACCGAGATTACCGCAGGGGCTGAGGGTTTTATCTACGCAGTTACAGTCAAAGGCATTACAGGAGCCCGTGAAGCCTTCGGGGAAGAGGTTGGAGGCTATTTAAAGAAGGTAAAAGAGCTAAGTCCCGTTCCCGTTCTTGCTGGGTTCGGCATATCGACGCCAGATCATGTCCGTGATGCAATGCAATACTGCGATGGTGTCATTGTAGGCAGCAAGATCATCGAATGCTTTGAAACAGGTAAAGAAGATCAAATTAGTGACTTGATACAAGCTAGCAAAGGGTTAGTGCGTAAATAAGGAAAGGAGGGCCTTCAGGGCTCTCCTTTTTTTATTAATCAGTTTAATTCCGATAATTCAATCTGAATACTGCTCAAAGGTGTTTAATTTAATTTATATAAGGGTAAAAGATGTTCAAACGCATCTTGAATGGTTTGAATGAAATCATTATCATTTAACTTAATCGCGTCATCACGGGAAATTCTTATGCCGCATAGGATTTCGGCTTTCTTTACAGTTTGCAGGCGAGTGAACATTGAATTTAAATCATCGACTCCAAGACCATCGTGAGGAATGACATCAGGTTTTGTATGGTCCATTGACCAAACATAATTGGTGGGAATGCTATTCATTAACCGATCCGCCTGCTGCTCAAGATGCTTTCCGATTTCAATTTTATTAGGTGCTTCATAAATGACGGCGTACCAAATGAACATATGTGTTTCCCACAACCCAATTTGGAAATGCGGCATCATTTTATAACCTCTGTTGTTGGCAGCGAATGCAACCCATGTATCATTAGGAGGATTCACTTTCCGTCTGGCATGCTTTGCGACGTGAGGGTACATTTCATCGCCCGTCAAAACTGACAGTTGTTGTGAAAATTGCTCTCCAAGAGCTTGTAGTTTAGGCTGGATATGTTCTTTTAAAGCATCCATTCGGGGTTCCAATCCATCAATTTTAAAAACATTAAAATCATCAGCTGTAAAACTAGCTATATTCATAATCATCTCTCCTACCGTAATATCTGCACATATTGTAGCATAAGTAAAAGTGAAATTTAAAAAATATGATTTGGATGGGCACTGCAAAATTCCTTATAGGTTAAAGCACAAATTAGTTGCTATTTGTGGTAGGAAGTCATATGATAAAATAAAATAAATTCAGAAGATTAAGTTAATTGATGAAGGGAGAATGTTAATTATGAAACAAGTCATGAACCAAGCATTAAAAGCTAAAGAAGTTGAAAGACATAGAGCTGCAGTGTTAAGAATGGAAATGGACTATGAATTAGCAACCCTTTTTGAAGCAATTGGTGAAGAGAATGACCAAAAGAGGTCACAATGTAAGCAAAGGCTTGAACGCATCCGGTTGGAACTGTTGAAACTGAAAGCCTTGTAAATGATTGGCTGCATAGATCTTGAAGGAGAATGAGTGAAAGAAATGAATCAATTTCAATACAAGGAATTTTATTATAGATGAACGGACACTTATTTTATTTAAAAAATAATGTGTCCGTTTTTCATTAAATGTCCAATATATATAAGGCCGCGTATTTTTTATCAAGCATCATTGGGGCGGCTCCATTTAATAAGGAAGGGAACCGATAGAGTTATTTGAAAGTATTTGTACTGGCTTATTCATGATTGGGAAATCGTAATGGATGGGTGAGGAAGGTAACCATCATTCCTCATTTTTGTTTTAATAATGGAAAATTTAAGATGTTAAAAACTTGAAGACAAGCTCTATTTGCTTTAATCTTTAGTAGAGGATCATTTTAATGTAGTTTCTGATCATAAAAGGACGGGGATATTATAATGGTATCGATTAGTGAAATGGATACATATGCTAAGTTATGGATGAAAGAAGCGGGTACGAGGCTAAGGGCGTCCTTTAAAACCAAGTTGAATATTGAAATGAAAACGAATCCCAATGATTTAGTTACAAATATGGATAAAGCGATAGAAAAATTTTTTTGTGAAAAGATTAGCGAAGTCTTTCCTGAACACCGGATTTTTGGGGAAGAGGGAATGGGTAATGATATTAAAGACCTAAAAGGAACTGTATGGATTATTGATCCGATTGATGGAACTTTGAATTTCATCCATCAACAGCGGAATTTTGCAATTTCTCTTGGGGTTTATGAGGATGGCATCGGAAAAATTGGTATGGTTTATGATGTGGTTACCGATGAATTATATCATGCGATTAAGGGGAAGGGAGCATTCATGAATGATCAAAGGCTTCCATCCCTTGAAGAGGCATCAGTAAGCAAAGCCATCGTTTCCATTAATGCAAGCTGGGTAACGGAAAACCGTAGGATTGATCCGAGCCTTCTTGCACCACTTGTTCGGGATGCAAGAGGGACCCGTTCCTATGGCTCGGCAGCATTGGAGCTTGCATTCGTGGCAGCTGGAAGGATCGATGCATACATAACCATGAGACTCATGCCCTGGGACTTTGCCGGGGGAGTTATACTGGTTGAGGAAGTGGGCGGGGAAGTTAGTAATATTAAGGGTGACAAATTGGATTTTTTAGAAGGTGACTCACTTTTCGTTTCTAAACCAAGGCTGCATAAAGAAGTATTCGATAAATACTTATCAGGTACTTCCGGCAATTAGTGCCATGGGCAAAGTTAATGGTAAGCCGAAAAGGTTATGGTTTTTCCAGGTTCCGGCAAGTATGGGGTGAAAAACTAAATTTCAAATAATTAACAAAAAAAACTCGCTGTCCGACAGCGAGTTTTAATATTATAACTTTCCTGCTTCGCGTAATTTCTTCTTTTGAGTGAAACCGAACCCCATAACTCCGCAAAGTATAACGATTGCAGCTAATATTCCAAGCAAGCTTTTTTCAGCAATGAAGATGCCAATGGAGCCAATGCTGGATGCTGCCAATACCGCTAATATTAAGAAATTCCATTTAATATTCATTAATATCACCCCTAATATATCTATTGTACATAATTTCTGTATTTGTTTCTAGTATGTTTGTGATATAATATGTAAGTTAATACTAGTGATACGTTAAACACAAACTTTTTTAGGAGTGAATTTTTTGAAATTAAGAGAAAATATTCGTAATATAGCCATCATTGCCCACGTTGACCATGGTAAAACGACATTAGTGGATCAGTTGCTTAAGCAATCTGGTACTTTCCGTGAAAATGAACATGTGGAAGAACGTGCGATGGATTCTAATGCTATTGAAAAAGAACGCGGAATTACGATTCTTGCGAAAAATACAGCAGTTCAATACCAAGATACAAGAATTAATATTTTGGATACACCTGGTCATGCCGACTTTGGTGGTGAAGTAGAACGGATCATGAAAATGGTTGATGGTGTTTTACTTGTTGTTGATGCATATGAAGGATGTATGCCGCAAACTCGTTTCGTGTTGAAAAAAGCATTGGAACAAAAGATCACGCCAATCGTTGTCGTGAATAAAATTGATAAAGACTCTGCCCGTCCAAACGAAGTTGTAGATGAAGTAATTGACTTATTCATCGAACTTGGAGCTGAAGAAGAACAATTAGAATTCCCTGTTGTCTTTACTTCAGGTATTGCTGGTACAGCAAGCTTGGATTCAGATCCTGCCAAACAAGAAAAAGACATGACCCCATTATTCGAAACAATCGTCGAAACGATCCCTGCACCAATTGATAACACTGATGAACCACTTCAATTCCAAGTGGCTTTACTTGATTACAATGATTATGTAGGACGTATTGGTGTTGGCCGTGTATTCCGTGGGAAAATGCATGTAGGTCAACAAGTTTCATTAATGAAACTTGATGGATCGGTTAAGCAATTCCGTGTAACGAAAATCTTTGGTTATATTGGCTTGAAAAAAGTTGAAATCCAAGAAGCTGTTGCCGGTGATTTAATTGCTGTTTCTGGTATGGAAGATATTAACGTTGGGGAAACAGTTTGTCCTATTGAACATCCTGATGCCCTTCCAATTCTACGTATCGATGAGCCAACATTACAAATGACTTTCCTTGTAAACAACAGCCCATTCGCAGGCCGTGAGGGTAAATTTGTAACAGCTCGTAAAATTGAAGAGCGTTTGAAAAGCCAATTGCAAACTGATGTTAGCTTAAGAGTTGAAAATACAGATTCTCCAGATGTCTGGATTGTTTCAGGTCGTGGAGAGCTTCACCTTTCTATCTTAATTGAAAACATGAGACGTGAAGGTTATGAACTGCAAGTTTCTAAACCTGAAGTTATCGTTCGTTTGATTGATGGAGTGCGTTGTGAGCCAGTTGAACGTGTTCAAATCGATGTTCCTGAAGAGCACACTGGTTCTATCATGGAATCCATGGGAGCACGTAAAGGTGAATTGTTGGATATGATTAATAGCGGAAGCGGTCAAGTTCGTTTACTATTCACGATCCCAGCTCGCGGACTTATTGGTTATTCTACTGAGTTCCTAACAATCACACGTGGTTATGGTATCATGAACCACTCATTTGACAGCTACCAACCAATGGCCCAAGGTCAAGTCGGCGGAAGACGTCAAGGTGTACTTGTTTCAATGGAATCTGGAAAAACTACACAATATGGTACGATGCAAGTAGAAGACCGCGGCGTCATTTTCATTGAGCCAGGTACTGATATTTATGAAGGTATGATTGTCGGGGAACATAACCGTGATAGCGATTTGACTGTTAATATCGTAAAAGCGAAACAAATGACAAATATGCGTTCAGCTAATAAAGACCAAACTTCTTCAATGAAGAAACCAAGAATTTTGTCTCTTGAAGAAGCTCTAGAGTATTTGAACGACGATGAGTACTGTGAAGTAACTCCGGAGTCAATCCGTCTTCGTAAAAAAATTCTTGATAAAAACGAACGTGAAAGAGCAGCTAAAAGAAAAAAAGTTGCTGTTGAAGAAAAATAAATAGCAAGAGGAGGAGAAAAGATTGGATATCCAAGAGCGATTATCATTTTTTGCAGCATTGTACAGAGTGGATGAAAATCCTGAAGCAGGAATGTGGTATCTATATTTGACGATCTTTGGATTATGCATCCTTGTCTATCAGTTAGGTTTTGCCAAAAAGTTACCTTTGCTAAAAAATGTGATCATTTATGCGGTAATGGCACTTGGATGTACCCTTCTTTCTTTCTTTGCGGTGTTTCTTCCTATGGGGGAAGCATTAGTCATCGCTTCACTTGTTCTTGGGATTTATAGAATCCGTCTTCATAATTCGAGAAAAGAAGAACAGGCTTAAGACAATGAAATCATTACAGGATGCTTTATACAATTGGTTGACGATCAAAGTTGTCTGTGATGCAAGGCCTGATGATACAGCTGCCCGCGATACAGAAATGTTTTTCATGCAGATGTTGAAAACCGATCATCAGGTAATCATCGATTCAGTTTCAAAAACGGAACCTTTTTATTTCGTCGAGTATCTATTGGGAGACGAAATGAAAAAGCAGCGTTTTCCGATCGAATTGATTGATATCATGCTAGACCAAATTCAGCTTGAGCCAGAAAAGTATAAAAATATCGAATGATGATAAAAAGAACCGTGCGATTTCCCGCACGGTTCTTTTTATATTGCTTTAGGGAGGAGTAGTCCATAAAAAAGATGTAAGAGTGACCACAAAAAGAAGGCTGTCAAATCAGAAGGAAGGACAACTTCTGTTATGGACAGCGCCGATAATGGAAAGTAAAGCATGATGGCAGGAATAATCGTGAGAAAAGCAAGTGTGTATTTGTTCCATTCCCTAAAAAACTTCAAGGGATGAAGGATATAAACGTAACTAAACGTAATTGCCAATGAGAATAGAAGATGGAAAAAGTACAATGATGCCTCACTCCAGGGAACAGCTCCGATTACAGGAAGGAAATCCACATTCAATAACAGTTTATAGACTTGTTTACCAGAAAACATTTCAACCAACTTCATTGCCAATCCAAGCATGATTCCATTTATGAGACCAATCAGGGAAACTTTATAAAATGTTTTACCATTCATCTTCATTTTTGATTGTCCGGTAAAGACGGAAGTTTCCAGTTGCAATCCGTTCGTTCGTACGCTTTTCTATGCGTTGATTGCATGCATTGCACATATAGGTATGTATAGGACGGTTACGAAGTTTCTTTGCTTCTGGGCTATCGTCAGGTATAGATTCGATTTGATCGCATATTACACATTTAACCTTCATATAATTTGAACCCCACTTCAATTTGAATATGCTTTTAAGTATACCAATAATTTTATGGTAAAACGAGGATAAAGTGAAACTACATTTGATAGTAGACAAAAACCCGAAGATTCACTTCGGGTTGGGAAAATTCATTCTTTATAGTGATTGGATTGATCATCTTGCTCTTTATCAAGTTTTTTCCTTTCCGAATTATCAAGTTTATTTTTTTCCTTATCAATGGCCTTTGAAGGCGTTGGGGTTAAAATATCACCAGGAACCTCAGGAATGACTCGACTTGTGATATCAGCCAATTCATTTAGTATCCCTGTTACCGGTTTACCGTCTTTAATATCCTTTGCTACCTCCCTGATCCGTTCATTTAAATCCGGGTCCGCAACGATGATGGCATTTGCACCGTTAGGATCGTGTTTTAAAGTTTCTCCAACTGAATACTTAATCGTTCCTACCTGTGAACGCTCAATATCTTGGTCAATATCTATTCCGACAATGGCATATTTGCCAAGTACGACTGCCGTGGCATCGTTCACCTCCGGAATGGATTTAGCCAAACCTGTGAGTCTCTGTGCTGTTTCCTGACCTGTAGTTCTGTCTGTTTCCTGGATGGTCGAGTTATTGACTTTTGTTATATTATTTTTAGCATTATTTTCAGACGCTCCATTTTTATTATTCATTGAGCAACCTGTCATCAGCAGAACAGCAGCGAGTGACAATATGATTTTTTGCAATGTACAACCTCCTTAATGTTTATCATTAGTTACAGCCTGTCCACACCGGCTAAGTCTGATGCATATAAGTATAAAATGAAGCGAAGCAGGGTGTAATCCATGTTGAGTAAAGCATTCTTTGCTGGAAGTTTTCTCTATAGTCTGTAAATGTTCTTCTATCTTTATGCAAAGGAACATATATTTTATCAACAGTCTCGTCCGCTACATAACTGCTTAGTGTAGTAAATGGTAAGGCATATCCTAAAGAGCAGGCAGGAGGCGTCATATTGGGGAAAAAAATCTATGTTTTAGATACGAATGTCCTGTTGCAGGATCCATATTCGATTTATTCATTCGGAGATAATGAAGTTGTCATTCCAGCAGTCGTACTAGAAGAATTGGATTCGAAGAAAAGGTATATGGATGAAATCGGAAGGAATGCCAGGCAAGTATCGAAATTGATCGACAGCTTCCGTGAAAAAGGGAAGCTTCATCAAAGCATTCCGCTTCATAATGGGGGCAGCCTAAGAATTGAACTCAATCACCGTTCATTTCATAAGCTTCAGGAAATTTTCGTGGAGAAAACGAACGATAACAGAATATTGGCTGTCGCAAAAAATTTATCTTTGGAAGAAGAGACAAAGGAAAATGGGAAAACGGTCATTTTGGTTAGCAAAGATACTCTCGTCAGGGTAAAAGCCGATGCAATCGGACTCGAGGCAGAGGACTTTTTAAATGATCGTGTCGTAGAAATGGATCATATATACGGTGGCCATAAAGAAGTATTTGTATCAATTGATAATCTGAATAAGTTTTATGAGAAAAGTTTTTTGGCACTTGAAGAACTTACAAAGGATTCCTATTATCCAAATCAATTCCTTTTGATGAAGGACACGCTGGGCAGTTCAGCTTCTGCGATTGGGATTGTGGATGAGAACTGCAGGTTGGTTAAGAAATTGATGTATGAAGGGGAACATATTTGGGGAATTAAACCGAGAAACGTCCAGCAGACGATGGCCCTCGATTTGCTGCTTCGTTCGGATATTCAACTTGTGACGCTTATTGGTAAGGCAGGGACAGGTAAGACTTTATTGGCATTGGCAACAGGATTAATGCAAACTGAAGATTTGTCACAATATAAGAAACTTCTGGTCGCCAGGCCAATTGTGCCGGTTGGTAAGGATATTGGTTATCTGCCAGGGGAAAAAGAAGAAAAGTTAAGACCGTGGATGCAGCCTATTTTTGATAATCTTCAGTTTTTGTTCAATACGAAAAAACCAGGGGAATTGGATGCCATTTTAGCTGGCATGAGTTCGATTGAAGTGGAAGCCCTGACATATATCAGGGGAAGGAGCATCCCAGATCAGTTCATCATCATCGATGAAGCCCAGAATTTAACAAAACATGAGGTTAAGACCATATTGACGAGAGTCGGGGAGCGGAGCAAAATTGTATTAATGGGAGATCCTGAGCAAATAGATCATCCTTATTTAGATGAATATAATAATGGGTTGACCTATGTGGTTGAAAAATTCAAGACCGAGCGTATTGCAGGCCATGTTAAATTGATAAAAGGGGAAAGATCGGGATTGGCCCAACTCGCTGCAACACTTTTATAATACAATCGGCAAGGGAGTCCCCCTTGCCGATTGCCTTAAAGTTTTGTGATCATTATGGGCTAAGTCTTATTTAACAGTGAAAGACCGTACATTTTTTATCGGATCATTGATGTTGGAAGCATCTCCGAAATAAATTTCCAAAGGACCACCCTCGGATACTTTAAGCGGCTTTCCATCCTTTGAAAAGCCAAGGAAAAATTTAAGTGCAACTTCCAACGGGAATGTAAGTTCCTTATCATCGGTCGTAACGATGACTTCAGTTACCCCATTTTCAAGTTCCGCATTTTTTAAAAAAGGTTCAAACGGGATGCCGAAGGTCCCTTCCAGCAATCTTTGCTTCTCGAATTTTCGTTCCGTTTTTAATGTGGGTGGCATTGTTGCGCCTTCCTGTATTTCTTTTTGCCAGTGTTTGGAGGCGGCAATCGTATATTCTTCTAATTCATTGACTTGGACTCTTTCAGCGTGGAAATATGTATCAATTTCAACTTTACGATCATCAAAAATCCACACTCCAGGATCTAGCGTAATTGGATATTTCACTTTTCCATTAATAAATACGATGGGTTCCAAATATCTCATTCCTTTCTGTTGCTCTTTAATAATTATAATCAATTATAATTGAAATGTCACATCTGCACGATGGTGAACAATTTCTATATCTGGCTATTTTCAGCTGAGGGGTGTGTGTGCTATCTCGATGGTAAATTGTTTGTCAATGTCCTTGCTTTTTCATAAAACTAAAGGTAGAATTTAAAGATAAGATTTAATCGCTCTGAGCGGGGGGATTTAACATGGCATCTGATATGCTTGTCAATCATCGAGAAAAAGCTTATGCTTTATTAAAAGCAGATGCTGACAAGATTCTAAAACTGATAAAAGTTCAAATGGAAAATCTCACTATGCCTCAATGTCCTTTATATGAAGAGGTACTTGATACACAAATGTTCGGCCTATCACGAGAAATTGATTTTGCC
Protein-coding sequences here:
- a CDS encoding YhcN/YlaJ family sporulation lipoprotein encodes the protein MQKIILSLAAVLLMTGCSMNNKNGASENNAKNNITKVNNSTIQETDRTTGQETAQRLTGLAKSIPEVNDATAVVLGKYAIVGIDIDQDIERSQVGTIKYSVGETLKHDPNGANAIIVADPDLNERIREVAKDIKDGKPVTGILNELADITSRVIPEVPGDILTPTPSKAIDKEKNKLDNSERKKLDKEQDDQSNHYKE
- a CDS encoding PhoH family protein, which produces MGKKIYVLDTNVLLQDPYSIYSFGDNEVVIPAVVLEELDSKKRYMDEIGRNARQVSKLIDSFREKGKLHQSIPLHNGGSLRIELNHRSFHKLQEIFVEKTNDNRILAVAKNLSLEEETKENGKTVILVSKDTLVRVKADAIGLEAEDFLNDRVVEMDHIYGGHKEVFVSIDNLNKFYEKSFLALEELTKDSYYPNQFLLMKDTLGSSASAIGIVDENCRLVKKLMYEGEHIWGIKPRNVQQTMALDLLLRSDIQLVTLIGKAGTGKTLLALATGLMQTEDLSQYKKLLVARPIVPVGKDIGYLPGEKEEKLRPWMQPIFDNLQFLFNTKKPGELDAILAGMSSIEVEALTYIRGRSIPDQFIIIDEAQNLTKHEVKTILTRVGERSKIVLMGDPEQIDHPYLDEYNNGLTYVVEKFKTERIAGHVKLIKGERSGLAQLAATLL
- a CDS encoding YlaN family protein codes for the protein MASDMLVNHREKAYALLKADADKILKLIKVQMENLTMPQCPLYEEVLDTQMFGLSREIDFAVRLGLVEETEGKSLLETLEQELSVLHEASLKK